In Sphingomonas sp. M1-B02, the sequence GCCCGCCCTCGGCCGCTTCGAAGGCCTCGAGCACTATTTCGGGCTGCGGGTCTATTTCGAGGATACCGACCTCACCGGCGTCGTCTATCACGCGAATTACCTGAGGTATCTCGAGCGCGCGCGATCGGATATGCTGCTGGCGGCGGGGATAGACCAGCGCGCCACGTTCGAGGGCGGGGGCGGGGCCTATGCGGTGCGGGATATCGCGATGCGCTATCGCGCGCCCGCGCGATTGAGCGAT encodes:
- a CDS encoding YbgC/FadM family acyl-CoA thioesterase gives rise to the protein MHALPALGRFEGLEHYFGLRVYFEDTDLTGVVYHANYLRYLERARSDMLLAAGIDQRATFEGGGGAYAVRDIAMRYRAPARLSDELVVVSHLSALRPAAVIIQQRVMRGTLLLAEADVEAVFVSPTGRPRRQPAHWMAAFEPLVSKGN